TTTGCTGCGGCATTGGCCTGAATAAAAGCGTTGTCAACGCTGGCAGCCCAGAGCATAGCTGATTCGTAGGCGTTGGCCGCCTCGATTAGGCGGTCGGCAACATGCAGTGACAGGCCGCTGTGCAGCTCGGCCATACCGGCCAGCACAGGACGTACCCGGTTGGCGGCTGCAGCCTGGGACACGACTCTGCGCAGCCGTGCGCCGCAACGCCCGGACTCTTCGTAGTGGCCCTGGAGCCGCAGGAAGCTGAGTTCCACCAGTCCCGCGGTCACTGCAAAGGAACTGGGGCGGCGGGAATACTGCTGTGTCAGCTTCCGAAGATTCTGCGCCGTCCGGTCGTCCGCATAGTTGGGCTCAATGGTTGGAAGCGGCAGGTTCATCCGGTCTTCATCGACGGAGGCCAGGATCTTCAGTGTGGCGGTGAATAACTCGCCCCGGGCAATCCGGGCAGGCATCTTTTGAGCGGCATAACGCAGCATCCGCGGGTTGGTCATGAAGAGGTCAACCCAGTGTTCTGAAAGCACAGCCCACAAGCCCCGCCAACTGCGCCGCTCGATGGCCGCCATAACAGCGGCGCCCGGTTCACTGACTCGGGCGAGTGCTGCCACCGCCAACTCATCCAGCTGCTCAGCGCGTTCCGGGCTGCGCCGCTGCAGGGACGCCCGCAGTTCCCTGCGCGCCAGATCCGGCATGATCCACTCGCCGTTTGCCGCAGGGACGATCAGGCAGGCTTCGGCCAACTGGGCGGTCCCGGGAACCCGGTCTGCCCGGTGAGCATAAAAGGCCTGGAGCATTGAATCCGTGAAGAACGGCAAAAAGGCGGCTTCAGACAGGAAACCGGTTGGGTCCAGGCGGGAGACCCAAGGTGCGATGGCCCGGCCGAGAGAGCTCGCCACCTGCGTTTCTGCGGCGGGATTAGACAAGAGCGTTTCCACTCCGTACAGCCAACCGCCGGTCAGGCGCCACAGCTGCTCCGGCGACCGCTCGGGAACCGTGCCCGCTTCATAAGGAACGGTTGCGGCTGTCGGGCGACATCTGAACTGCGCGCTGACGAGCTCCACTTCGGACACCGTCAGAAAGAGGTCGGACGCGCCCACCATCTGCGCATCCGGTCTCTGAGCCAACCCGTAGGCCTCAGGTGATGGCGGAAGCACAGCGGCAACCCGGATATCCGGATGCTTCTGGTGCTCCGCGAGAACCTCGGCAACGGCCCTAGCCGGTGTGGTGCCTGTCGGCATCCCGCTGTAATCCACCACCCGTCCCTCGGTGCCCACCCAGGAACGAGCAAGACGCAGTCTGCCTGAACCCCGGGGAGCGATGACCACCAACAGGGAGGAACCCGGATCAAGGCTCGCCAAGATCCGCTCCCATACGGGGCTGGCAGGTGTTGGTTCAACGGTCATTTCCTGCCAGCTTATGACTCAAGCTCAAGAAAGACGCAAACTATCCCATTCAATAAGTCTGCTGTCAATATATTAAGGGTTAAAAATCGGGTGAATCGGTTGGAGTTCTGCCTCATCCCCGCCTTCCCCGACGGTTCCTCCGCGTTGAATGGAGGCAGATCTCCCTGCCGTCAATGACCACGCCGCGCCGCTCCGGCCCGTGCTGTCCGCAGGACCCTTCAAAGAATGAGGAATCCCTTTGTCGCGCATACCCAGCCGGCTCCACGCCGCCATTGCCGGTGTCCTGGTGCTT
This genomic interval from Arthrobacter sunyaminii contains the following:
- a CDS encoding helix-turn-helix transcriptional regulator, translating into MTVEPTPASPVWERILASLDPGSSLLVVIAPRGSGRLRLARSWVGTEGRVVDYSGMPTGTTPARAVAEVLAEHQKHPDIRVAAVLPPSPEAYGLAQRPDAQMVGASDLFLTVSEVELVSAQFRCRPTAATVPYEAGTVPERSPEQLWRLTGGWLYGVETLLSNPAAETQVASSLGRAIAPWVSRLDPTGFLSEAAFLPFFTDSMLQAFYAHRADRVPGTAQLAEACLIVPAANGEWIMPDLARRELRASLQRRSPERAEQLDELAVAALARVSEPGAAVMAAIERRSWRGLWAVLSEHWVDLFMTNPRMLRYAAQKMPARIARGELFTATLKILASVDEDRMNLPLPTIEPNYADDRTAQNLRKLTQQYSRRPSSFAVTAGLVELSFLRLQGHYEESGRCGARLRRVVSQAAAANRVRPVLAGMAELHSGLSLHVADRLIEAANAYESAMLWAASVDNAFIQANAAANLALVHAQSGNTQLARNWADRADSFLARTAWGTKMVARGAHLARVYIAWHELDRQKMDAGLALLPPEPDNDEFWPLHAELLTMRERFFGSADAGMHRINNLRSTRTYAAHSPMAVRALQHSEVVARVALDALDVPRKPAAGSLELRNVQAYLSLQSGNVDAALVILHRTLSSSDGGWRTRSLARNLQLLASAFPGPLGSDALETVRENYSAGGELIDLLWLWQDPQNQDGLSAVLGLTDEEIGRLASFEAPRRGRAEGRVTLTEREIQVLAGLRLGRTRADMARERHVSVNTVKAQTSSLYRKLGATTRNEALRKAKHWGY